The nucleotide sequence TCATTTTCCACTATAACCTCACTTAGCAGTCTGGGAGGAATCACTTCAAAATCATCCCCATCGTCCTTTTTACAGGACCAGATAGTCAAAAAAATTACAGCAACTACCAGAAATCTCTTTATATTCATCAGTTTATTTTTATTGTCTTTTAATTACAGGATGCAGCCTCAGGATTATGATCTTAACCATATCGGCTTCATTGATTTCTTAATTAAAGGCCGCAAGATACAATTTTCAACTATTTTTGTAGAGGACGTTAACAAAGATTTTCAATAGTTTATGCGAATTGATAAATACCTATGGAGTACCCGCTATTTTAAAACGCGAAACATAGCTACAGAGGCTTGTAAAAAGGGTCATATAAGAATCAATGATCAAGTGGTAAAACCATCTAGGGAAGTATACCCCTTGGATAAAGTTGTTGTAAGGAAAAACCAGATCAACTATGAGTTTACCGTACTGGATGTTCCCGCGAGCAGAGTGGGTGCCAAATTAGTGGACATCTACCGAAAGGATACCACTCCCAAGGAAGCCTTTGAACACAATGAGCTGTTAAAATTTTCCAAGGATTATTATCGGAAAAAGGGTACTGGAAGACCTACAAAAAAAGACAGAAGGGATATAGATGGATACTTGGATGAAGAAGCTGAATAAAGATTATTGGGAACAAAAGTATGAGAATGGAGATATGGGATGGGACATAGGTTACATTTCCACCCCTCTAAAGGAATATATTGACCAGCTTACAGATAAAGACTTAAAAATACTAATTCCAGGTGCAGGCAATGCTCACGAGCTCCTTTATCTAGTGGAGAAAGGCTTTTCCAATGTTTTTGTTATAGATATTGCCAGACAGCCATTGGAGAATATAAAAAAAAACATTCCCAATTTTCCGGAGCATCAACTACTGGAAGGCAATTTTTTTGATTTGGCTTCAAATAATTTTGATTTGATCCTGGAACAAACTTTTTTTTGTGCCTTGGATCCATGTTTAAGGTTAGATTATGCAAAGAAAATGAAGCAACTGCTAAAACCAAACGGCAAACTGGCCGGGCTACTGTTTAATTTCCCCTTAACGGAATCCGGACCGCCTTTTGGAGGTAGCCTTACCGAATATAAGTCCCTTTTTCAAGAGCATTTTAAAATCAAGACTCTGGAAACCGCTCACAATTCTATAAAACCGAGAGCGGATAAGGAACTCTTTTTTATATTTGAATCTAAATAAAAACGACTATGTCCAATAGAATTTTATCCCATGAGCAAATACAGCATAAAATAAAGCGCATTGCTTACCAGATTTATGAGACCAACGTTGATGAACCCGAAATTATCATTGCCGGGATTGAAGGAGGGGGATTAAACTTTGCCAAAAAGATACAGGCCGTACTTCAGAAGATCACCGAGGCCAACATTGTTTTGTGCAAAGTAATCATGGACAAGTCCAACCCTTTGGCCAGTGGTGTAAAGACTTCCCTTCCCGAATCGGAATACACCAATAAATCCGTAGTCTTGGTAGACGATGTACTCAATTCCGGGACAACTCTGATTTACGGAGTTCATCATTTTCTACGCGTGCCTTTAAAACAACTTAAAACTGCTGTATTGGTAAACCGGAATCATAAGAAATACCCTGTGAAGGCAGATTATAAAGGTATATCGCTTTCCACATCACTTCAAGAACACATCAATGTTGAATTTAAAGCCAAAAACGATTCGGTGTATCTAAGTGAGTAACTCCTGTATTTCTGCAACTAAGGTTTCGGGATCCTTGTCATCGCAATCGATAATATGATTCGCCTTAAGGTAGAAGTTATTCCGCTCAAACAAATGCTTTCCGATAAACTCGGGCAGTTCACCATTGTCAATATTTTTGATCAAAGGTCTATGTTCTTTTTCCAATAATAACCTTTTTACGAGTCCGGGAATGGAAACTTTTAAATAGAAAACATGATCAGCCAGGTTCAACATAGTCTCCATATTTCCAGAATAACAAGGTGTACCCCCACCGGTAGACAGTATTAATTTCTCTTTTTTGGACAAAACATCAATAAGATATTCATGTTCTTTTTTCCTAAAAAAAATTTCTCCCTTCCCATTAAAAATGTTGGAAATGGAATCTTCCAGTCCTTGCTCAATGACTTCATCCAAGTCTAAAAAACTAACTTTCAATTTATTAGCCAACAATTTACCAATGGTAGTCTTACCACTTCCCATATACCCAACCAATACTATTTTCACGCTGTAATTTTTTGTAAAATTGGTCTAATTTAGTGGTAATTCAAAAAAAAATAAAAAATTCTCAAAAAGGCCTTGCAAAACAAACAAATGATATTATATTTGCACCCGCAAACAGCAATAGTTTGCAACTCATTTTGACCTGGTAGCTCAGTTGGTAGAGCATCTCCCTTTTAAGGAGAGGGTCCTGGGTTCGAGCCCCAGCCCGGTCACAAAAAAGTTAAGTCTCGTACTTAACTTTTTTTGTTTAAAATAGTTTCCAATTCCTTAAATTTAGAGACTATTTATACAGACCTAAAAGTCCTTTAACAAGACTTTTTAAGCCCACGTGGTGAAATTGGTAGACACGCCACCTTGAGGGGGTGGTGTTCGCAAGGACGTGCTAGTTCGAATCTAGTCGTGGGCACCAAAAACCGCTGACTTCTTAAATGAGGTTGGCGGTTTTTTTATTCCTTTATCTTATCTCCAACTTAGTCAATACATAACATACGACAAAGAAATTGAATAAGTGATCAATTTGAAAAATTGACTTACATATCTAGAAAATAAGCCTTATTTTCATAAACGGGCATTTAGTAAAATTGACGTGCCATAAATTATATATAAATACCTATGGGCAAAAGAGTTATTATCATCGGATCTGGGTTTGCATCCCTTTCTGCTTCCTGCTATTTGGCAAAACAGGGATACGATGTGTCTATTTACGAGAAAAACAAGACCGTTGGGGGCCGAGCAAGGCAATTTGTACGGGATGGTTTTACTTTTGATATGGGGCCAAGTTGGTATTGGATGCCAGATATATTTCAAAGTTTTTTCAATGATTTTGGAAAAAAAACATCAGACTATTATCAATTGGACAAGTTGGATCCTGCCTATAACATTTTCTTTTCGGACGATGTTATTACCATAGGGGATAGTATGGACAAAATTTGCGAAGAATTTGAACGAATTGAAAAGGGCAGTGCAGAACCTTTGCGCAAATTCATTAAAAAAGCACAGGACAATTATGAAATCGCCATTCACAAGATAGTACTTCGCCCGGGCCTTTCCCCTTTGGAATTGGTAAGCAAAGATACCATAGTGCGTCTGGACCAATTCTTTAAATCTATAAGTGACGAGGTCCGCAAACGTTTTAAAAACCCAAAACTAATTTCTACCCTAGAATTTCCTGTACTTTTCTTAGGGGCCAAACCCAACAAAACTCCCTCCTTTTACAGCTTTATGAATTTTGCCGATTTCGGACTGGGCACTTGGCACCCCAAAGGCGGTATGTACCAAGTGATTAGGGCCATGGAGCTTTTGGCCTTGGAATTGGGAGTCAAAATTTACACCGATCAGGCGGTAACAAAGATTGAAGTAGCCCAGGGCAAGGCCACGGGCGTAAAAGTTAATGGAAATACCATTAAAGCAGATGTTATCCTAAGTGGCGCCGATTATCACCATTCAGAAACATTGTTGGATCCAAAATTTCGCCAATATTCTGAGGAATATTGGGACAAAAAGACCTTTGCCCCCTCTTCATTATTATTTTATGTGGGGTTTGATAAAAAAGTAAAGAACGTATCCCACCATAACTTATTTTTCGATACCAGCTTTGAGCAACACGCCAAAGAGATATATGACGACCCCAAATGGCCCGAAGCACCGCTCTTCTATGCCAACTTTCCGTCTCTTACAGATTCCAGTATGGCCCCCGAAGGTTGTGAAACGGGATTTTTCTTAATTCCCATTGCCCCAGATTTAGAAGACACCCAACAACTGCGAAATAAATATTTTGATATTATTTTAGACAGGTTTCAAAAACTAACTGATCAAAAAGTAGAAAAAAGTATACTTTTTAAGGAGGACTTCTGTGTAAATGACTTTATTGACCAATACAATTCCTATAAGGGAAATGCCTATGGCATGGCCAACACCCTATTGCAAACAGCCTTTCTTAGACCCAAATTGCACAGTAAAAAAGTAGGTAATCTATTTTTTACCGGGCAGCTTACCGTTCCTGGTCCCGGGGTACCACCGGCCCTAATTTCCGGAAAATTGGTTTCAGAACTTATTGTAAAACATCAAAAAACCTAATCATGAAGTCAATTTTTGATGCTGTATCACAAGCTTGCAGTAAGCTGGTTACACAACATTACAGCACCTCCTTTTCCTTGGCTACCAAAATGTTGGCTCCTTCCATAAGAGGGGATATATATAATATTTATGGCTTTGTTAGGTTTGCCGATGAAATTGTGGACAGTTTTCACGATTATGATAAGTTGTTTTTATTGAATAAATTTGAGGAGGATTTGCAGGACGCCCTTGAACAGAAAATAAGTCTTAACCCCATTCTGAATTCTTTTCAACATACCTTCCACAAATATGGTGTTCCACTGCATTTGGTAACCTCATTCATGAAGAGTATGCGGATGGACTTGGAGAAAAGGATCCGTCTTACGGAGAGCCAGTATCAGGAGTATATTTATGGCTCCGCCGATGTAGTTGGTTTAATGTGCCTAATGGTATTTGTAAAGGGAGACGAAATAGCGTACGAAAAACTTAAAACCTCCGCTATGGCCTTGGGATCTGCTTTTCAAAAAGTGAATTTTTTAAGGGACTTAAAAAACGATTTTGAAAATTTAAACAGAACTTATTTCCCGAACACCAATCTCCAGAATCTGACTGAGGAAGCCAAAAACAAAATTGTTGATGAAATAAAGGCCGATTTTAAATTGGGATATTCCGGAATAATCCAATTACCGCGTGAAGCTAAATTTGGGGTTTATACGGCATATAGATATTATTTTAAGTTGCTTAAAAAATTGCAGGACACTCCTTCATCGAAGATCATGTGTAGTAGAATACGGGTTTCCAATCCACAAAAATTTAGATTGTTGGTTAAGTCGTATATTAATTATAAATTAAAACTGGTTTAGAATGAAAATGTTGATTTGGATTTTAATTTTCTTGGCCACTTTTTCCTTTATGGAGTTTATGGCCTGGTTTACCCATAAATATATTATGCATGGTTTCTTGTGGTCACTGCACAAGGATCACCATAAAAAGGACCACGATTCATGGTTTGAAAGAAACGATGCATTTTTTTTGTTCTACGCTGCCGTAAGCATGACTTTCTTTTGGCTCGGTTCCCAAACCGACTTTTGGTACGGGTGGCCCTTAGGGTTTGGCATATTGGCTTATGGAGCCGCTTACTTTCTTGTTCATGATATTTTTATACACCAAAGGTTTAAATTGTTCAGAAATGCAAATAATTGGTATGCCAAAGGAGTAAGGAGAGCGCACAAAATGCATCATAAACATTTGGGAAAAGAAGACGGAGAATGCTTTGGCATGTTAATGGTCCCCTTTAAGTATTTTCAAAAAAAGGAAAAATAGAATTAGGGCTTTCTTATACTACTGACTCAACAGGCCATCTATGAGTGCCCTTGTTTCATTACTGTTCCAATCTGCAGCACCGGTCTCCGCCACAACAATTTTACCTTCTCTGTTAATAATATATGTAGTTGGAAGGAGTTTGGACTTAAGGGTTTTAGGTGTTTCGGAAGCAGGATAGTAAACGGGGAGATCCAAATTCTTTCTTTTCAAAAAGTTCAACACTTTTTGACGGTCGTCGGAGGTAACGAACATAAACGTAACCTTATCGCCATAATCATTATACAGATCCTGCATACTTGGCATTTCAGCTACACAGGGAGGACACCAAGTAGCCCAAAA is from Arenibacter algicola and encodes:
- a CDS encoding TlpA family protein disulfide reductase, encoding MMVPNKKWILNGVFILAALVLVFTPVGFKVKVFASKLLSSSAAMVKEGMKVPLDSYQWKLTDLENRSFDFEDQRGRIVLVNFWATWCPPCVAEMPSMQDLYNDYGDKVTFMFVTSDDRQKVLNFLKRKNLDLPVYYPASETPKTLKSKLLPTTYIINREGKIVVAETGAADWNSNETRALIDGLLSQ
- a CDS encoding sterol desaturase family protein, with the protein product MKMLIWILIFLATFSFMEFMAWFTHKYIMHGFLWSLHKDHHKKDHDSWFERNDAFFLFYAAVSMTFFWLGSQTDFWYGWPLGFGILAYGAAYFLVHDIFIHQRFKLFRNANNWYAKGVRRAHKMHHKHLGKEDGECFGMLMVPFKYFQKKEK
- a CDS encoding shikimate kinase → MKIVLVGYMGSGKTTIGKLLANKLKVSFLDLDEVIEQGLEDSISNIFNGKGEIFFRKKEHEYLIDVLSKKEKLILSTGGGTPCYSGNMETMLNLADHVFYLKVSIPGLVKRLLLEKEHRPLIKNIDNGELPEFIGKHLFERNNFYLKANHIIDCDDKDPETLVAEIQELLT
- a CDS encoding methyltransferase domain-containing protein gives rise to the protein MKKLNKDYWEQKYENGDMGWDIGYISTPLKEYIDQLTDKDLKILIPGAGNAHELLYLVEKGFSNVFVIDIARQPLENIKKNIPNFPEHQLLEGNFFDLASNNFDLILEQTFFCALDPCLRLDYAKKMKQLLKPNGKLAGLLFNFPLTESGPPFGGSLTEYKSLFQEHFKIKTLETAHNSIKPRADKELFFIFESK
- a CDS encoding phytoene desaturase family protein, with the protein product MGKRVIIIGSGFASLSASCYLAKQGYDVSIYEKNKTVGGRARQFVRDGFTFDMGPSWYWMPDIFQSFFNDFGKKTSDYYQLDKLDPAYNIFFSDDVITIGDSMDKICEEFERIEKGSAEPLRKFIKKAQDNYEIAIHKIVLRPGLSPLELVSKDTIVRLDQFFKSISDEVRKRFKNPKLISTLEFPVLFLGAKPNKTPSFYSFMNFADFGLGTWHPKGGMYQVIRAMELLALELGVKIYTDQAVTKIEVAQGKATGVKVNGNTIKADVILSGADYHHSETLLDPKFRQYSEEYWDKKTFAPSSLLFYVGFDKKVKNVSHHNLFFDTSFEQHAKEIYDDPKWPEAPLFYANFPSLTDSSMAPEGCETGFFLIPIAPDLEDTQQLRNKYFDIILDRFQKLTDQKVEKSILFKEDFCVNDFIDQYNSYKGNAYGMANTLLQTAFLRPKLHSKKVGNLFFTGQLTVPGPGVPPALISGKLVSELIVKHQKT
- a CDS encoding RNA-binding S4 domain-containing protein, which translates into the protein MRIDKYLWSTRYFKTRNIATEACKKGHIRINDQVVKPSREVYPLDKVVVRKNQINYEFTVLDVPASRVGAKLVDIYRKDTTPKEAFEHNELLKFSKDYYRKKGTGRPTKKDRRDIDGYLDEEAE
- a CDS encoding phosphoribosyltransferase family protein, which translates into the protein MSNRILSHEQIQHKIKRIAYQIYETNVDEPEIIIAGIEGGGLNFAKKIQAVLQKITEANIVLCKVIMDKSNPLASGVKTSLPESEYTNKSVVLVDDVLNSGTTLIYGVHHFLRVPLKQLKTAVLVNRNHKKYPVKADYKGISLSTSLQEHINVEFKAKNDSVYLSE
- a CDS encoding phytoene/squalene synthase family protein, whose translation is MKSIFDAVSQACSKLVTQHYSTSFSLATKMLAPSIRGDIYNIYGFVRFADEIVDSFHDYDKLFLLNKFEEDLQDALEQKISLNPILNSFQHTFHKYGVPLHLVTSFMKSMRMDLEKRIRLTESQYQEYIYGSADVVGLMCLMVFVKGDEIAYEKLKTSAMALGSAFQKVNFLRDLKNDFENLNRTYFPNTNLQNLTEEAKNKIVDEIKADFKLGYSGIIQLPREAKFGVYTAYRYYFKLLKKLQDTPSSKIMCSRIRVSNPQKFRLLVKSYINYKLKLV